A region from the Medicago truncatula cultivar Jemalong A17 chromosome 6, MtrunA17r5.0-ANR, whole genome shotgun sequence genome encodes:
- the LOC11446652 gene encoding E3 ubiquitin-protein ligase ATL6, which produces MLNFHLKNSYFTSLTTITPFLFLLLLNHVESQASMEPVPTDISHHRWNPSFAITAGAVLCLLFILGIVFFYIRNCVESRIVVTRSNTTDCPCSCSQGINKELLNTFPILFYSTIKDVKTDKGPLECAVCLTDFKEQDTLRLLPKCNHVFHPQCIDSWLASHVTCPVCRANLNQDSCQVAMTIPTNFNNEQTCEENSETVPEITLNNTTNDQNQNPNQIDSDANKGESINHDDGHPSKLKLLRSNSTGHSLVEQVKCVERYTLMLPEDVRRYILVNHRKSFQLSMSNNMVKGLCWNDNEGINGDTKVEKWVLCAKHG; this is translated from the coding sequence ATGCTTAATTTTCACCTCAAAAACTCTTACTTTACTTCCCTCACAACTATAACTCCCTTCCTCTTTCTTCTACTCCTAAACCATGTTGAATCACAAGCTTCCATGGAACCTGTTCCTACTGATATCTCTCATCATAGATGGAATCCTTCCTTTGCAATCACAGCTGGTGCAGTActttgtttactttttatccTAGGAATCGTGTTTTTCTACATCCGAAACTGCGTTGAATCGCGCATCGTTGTCACGAGAAGCAACACAACGGATTGTCCATGTTCATGTTCACAAGGTATAAACAAAGAACTACTCAACACTTTCCCTATCCTTTTTTACTCAACAATCAAAGACGTTAAAACAGATAAAGGACCATTGGAATGTGCAGTTTGTTTAACAGATTTCAAAGAACAAGACACTTTAAGATTACTACCTAAATGCAACCATGTTTTCCATCCTCAATGCATTGATTCATGGTTAGCTTCTCATGTCACTTGTCCCGTTTGTCGCGCAAATCTTAACCAAGATTCTTGTCAAGTTGCAATGACCATCCCAACCAATTTCAACAATGAACAAACATGTGAAGAAAATTCCGAAACCGTACCCGAAATAACTCTCAATAATACTACCaatgaccaaaaccaaaacccaaaCCAAATTGACTCTGACGCGAACAAAGGAGAAAGTATCAATCATGATGATGGCCATCCatcaaaattgaaacttttgagatcaaattcaactggtcaTTCATTGGTTGAACAAGTGAAGTGTGTAGAGAGATACACACTGATGTTACCAGAGGATGTTAGAAGGTACATTTTGGTTAACCATAGAAAAAGCTTTCAGCTTTCTATGAGCAACAACATGGTTAAAGGGTTATGTTGGAATGATAATGAAGGAATCAATGGTGATACAAAAGTAGAGAAATGGGTTTTGTGTGCTAAACATGGTTGA